A genomic segment from Stappia indica encodes:
- a CDS encoding winged helix-turn-helix transcriptional regulator codes for MSHIKLCPAIAFDQIVGGRYKLHILCVLNRGPHRYGEIGRSLRHGGLGRAITPRILSRELKELEQKGLISRKEYPVVPRKVEYSLTERGQTLVPVLAEIVRWGSTGVHEEILGVV; via the coding sequence ATGAGCCACATCAAGCTCTGTCCCGCGATTGCTTTCGACCAGATCGTCGGCGGTCGCTACAAGCTGCATATCCTTTGCGTGCTCAACCGTGGCCCTCATCGCTACGGAGAAATCGGGCGCTCGCTCCGGCATGGCGGCCTGGGCCGGGCGATCACGCCGCGTATTCTCAGCCGGGAGCTGAAAGAGTTGGAGCAGAAAGGACTCATCAGTCGCAAGGAGTATCCAGTCGTCCCGCGCAAGGTGGAGTATAGTCTGACCGAACGAGGGCAAACACTGGTGCCGGTCTTGGCCGAGATCGTTCGGTGGGGATCAACCGGCGTCCACGAGGAAATACTGGGAGTCGTATAG
- a CDS encoding DsbA family protein, translating to MEVVRISRLGCFTYAMLLASSPVFAQTVDRGEVEKIVREYILQNPEIIEEALGELEKRTQAAQAQARLQTIQAEADTLLRSGNDVLLGNLDGDTTLVEFFDFNCGYCKRAAPDVKALVAEDPKLRVVLKNFPILGPGSVEAAKVALSVSRLKGNSVAADFHVRLMDMQGQINRDRALGLAEEMGLDRKQLSEEMAKPAVESIISANIALAQRLGLTGTPSFIAGEQIIEGAVGKKPLADAIETARQKGPFEAGAPPVGYDQ from the coding sequence ATGGAAGTTGTGCGTATAAGCCGGCTAGGCTGCTTTACCTACGCGATGCTGTTAGCGTCCTCGCCTGTGTTCGCTCAAACAGTTGATCGCGGAGAGGTGGAAAAGATCGTCCGGGAATACATCTTGCAGAATCCCGAGATCATCGAGGAAGCGCTCGGGGAACTTGAAAAGCGGACCCAGGCGGCTCAAGCCCAAGCCAGGTTACAGACGATACAGGCGGAAGCGGATACACTGCTTCGCTCAGGCAACGATGTACTCCTTGGAAATCTTGATGGGGACACGACGCTGGTTGAATTCTTCGACTTCAACTGCGGCTACTGCAAGCGGGCAGCTCCAGACGTCAAAGCCCTCGTGGCCGAGGATCCCAAGCTGCGGGTCGTTCTTAAGAATTTTCCGATTCTTGGGCCGGGTTCAGTTGAGGCTGCGAAGGTGGCGCTTTCCGTAAGCCGACTGAAAGGCAACTCTGTCGCTGCCGATTTCCATGTCAGACTGATGGATATGCAGGGACAAATAAACCGTGACCGTGCGTTAGGCTTGGCAGAGGAGATGGGCCTTGATCGCAAACAGTTGTCTGAAGAGATGGCCAAGCCTGCGGTGGAGAGCATCATCTCAGCTAACATCGCGCTTGCGCAACGCCTTGGGCTGACGGGTACGCCTTCGTTCATTGCCGGTGAGCAGATCATCGAGGGGGCAGTCGGAAAGAAACCCCTTGCTGATGCAATCGAAACGGCTCGCCAAAAGGGACCTTTCGAAGCCGGTGCGCCGCCGGTTGGATATGACCAATAA
- a CDS encoding zf-TFIIB domain-containing protein translates to MLGTSQVSGAKGHSLLCPLCRVDLVMSERQGIEIDYCPKCRGVWLDRGELDKIIERSVAEDAHYPQQQLDRGRAQTPARNASSDCRDDHRRDYSDHDRHGHGGHGRRHGSFLGRLFD, encoded by the coding sequence ATGTTAGGAACTTCCCAGGTATCTGGCGCGAAAGGTCACAGCCTCCTTTGCCCGCTTTGCAGGGTCGACCTCGTCATGAGCGAGCGACAAGGTATCGAGATCGACTACTGCCCAAAATGCCGGGGGGTATGGCTGGATCGAGGTGAGCTCGACAAGATCATCGAGCGCAGCGTGGCTGAAGACGCTCACTATCCCCAGCAACAGCTAGATCGCGGACGTGCCCAAACGCCAGCACGCAATGCGTCCAGCGACTGTCGCGATGACCATCGTCGCGACTATAGCGACCATGACCGCCATGGCCATGGCGGTCATGGTCGAAGGCACGGCTCATTCCTCGGCCGATTGTTCGACTAA
- a CDS encoding TfoX/Sxy family protein, with the protein MAYDESLAARVRLILAEHANVIERKMMGALCFMIRGHMSCGVSGASLMVRVGREAQDEVLAMPHVRLMQIGGQPVAGFILVDMPGMPSDEAFAGWVQRGIDFVSTLPPK; encoded by the coding sequence ATGGCCTACGATGAATCGTTAGCCGCGCGTGTGCGGCTCATCCTTGCAGAACATGCCAACGTCATCGAGAGAAAGATGATGGGGGCGCTCTGCTTCATGATCCGTGGCCACATGAGTTGCGGAGTGAGCGGCGCATCCCTCATGGTCCGGGTCGGGCGCGAGGCCCAGGACGAGGTGTTGGCCATGCCCCATGTCCGATTGATGCAGATCGGAGGACAGCCGGTCGCTGGTTTTATCTTGGTGGACATGCCCGGAATGCCGTCTGATGAAGCGTTTGCCGGATGGGTGCAGCGCGGAATCGACTTCGTATCAACGTTGCCGCCAAAGTAG
- a CDS encoding extracellular solute-binding protein gives MRKLLSATLVLGLASAPVTAAELTVITAGDQNMVDYINEYLGPIFEEQNPGHTVRAVGTGPGDAGSQKILERFEAQKQAGSETWDTDVAVVHEKFAGPMVSGGYLEAYRDTISTGKLVTRSNADMALGSNVKGYVMPMFNSQTALAYNPALLPNPPKSYEELAAWVKENPKQFGYNGIKGGASGVSFVMGWVYAFGEGDAGKLMNGPFEEAETTKWDAAFDGLKEFTQNATLTPGNAGTLDLLSRGEIAIGPVWVDMFYSWQANGQLPPEFKLVLPAPGMPGQPMHYVIPAKAPNKELAEKFVELATSPKVQAEGIVKRFNWYPGIDAQHVQAELDAETWNKLFTDVSPEDLASYGKPFPIAPYNNAILEAYEAKAAN, from the coding sequence ATGAGGAAACTTCTTTCGGCGACGCTGGTGCTGGGCCTTGCGTCCGCGCCGGTGACGGCGGCCGAACTGACCGTGATCACGGCCGGCGACCAGAACATGGTCGACTACATCAACGAGTATCTCGGCCCGATCTTCGAGGAGCAGAACCCGGGTCACACGGTGCGCGCCGTCGGTACCGGACCGGGCGATGCCGGCTCGCAGAAGATCCTGGAGCGCTTCGAGGCCCAGAAGCAGGCTGGCAGCGAGACCTGGGACACGGACGTTGCCGTCGTTCACGAGAAGTTCGCCGGCCCGATGGTGTCCGGCGGCTATCTCGAGGCCTATCGCGACACCATCTCCACCGGCAAGCTGGTGACGCGGTCGAATGCCGACATGGCGCTCGGCTCGAACGTCAAGGGCTACGTCATGCCGATGTTCAACAGCCAGACCGCGCTCGCCTACAACCCGGCCCTGCTGCCGAACCCGCCGAAGAGCTACGAGGAGCTCGCCGCCTGGGTGAAGGAGAACCCGAAGCAGTTCGGCTACAACGGCATCAAGGGCGGCGCCTCGGGCGTGAGCTTCGTCATGGGCTGGGTCTACGCCTTCGGCGAGGGCGACGCCGGCAAGCTGATGAACGGCCCCTTCGAGGAGGCCGAGACCACCAAGTGGGACGCCGCCTTCGATGGCCTGAAGGAGTTCACCCAGAACGCCACCCTGACCCCGGGCAATGCCGGCACGCTCGACCTGCTGTCGCGCGGCGAGATCGCCATCGGGCCGGTCTGGGTCGACATGTTCTACTCCTGGCAGGCCAACGGCCAGCTGCCGCCGGAATTCAAGCTGGTGCTGCCGGCGCCCGGCATGCCCGGCCAGCCGATGCACTACGTGATCCCGGCCAAGGCTCCGAACAAGGAGCTGGCGGAGAAGTTCGTCGAGCTCGCCACCAGCCCGAAGGTGCAGGCGGAAGGCATCGTCAAGCGCTTCAACTGGTATCCGGGCATCGATGCGCAGCACGTCCAGGCCGAGCTCGATGCCGAGACCTGGAACAAGCTGTTCACGGACGTGTCTCCGGAAGACCTCGCCAGCTACGGCAAGCCCTTCCCGATCGCGCCCTACAACAACGCGATCCTGGAAGCCTACGAGGCCAAGGCCGCGAACTGA
- a CDS encoding ABC transporter ATP-binding protein yields MTQEGFLNIAGLSAGYGATRVLDGLDLAIGQGEFVALLGSSGCGKTTLLRAIAGFVKPSRGSISVDGADVTRQPPDKRGMALVFQSYALWPHMTVAQNIGYGLKLRGRSKAEIARRVGELEDLLGLSGLGGRKPGALSGGQRQRVALGRALAIDPQILLLDEPLSNLDARIRLKVRHDISALQKRLGITAVHVTHDREEAMVMADRIVILDRGRIAQQGTPQALYNRPASPFVAAFMGAENRIDLTGRIAGDRVIVAAGPANAAADLPLDGRPLADGPLEGRFRAEAASILAGEGDGTATRDALELPGRVEAASYPGGAWRHSVRVGEDTLLVDSPEPFALGAAVRIRIPAEALFLFVRQGRPAGPEGSLSDGTEGRVLEASET; encoded by the coding sequence ATGACGCAAGAGGGCTTCCTGAACATCGCGGGCCTGTCCGCGGGCTATGGCGCAACGCGGGTGCTCGACGGTCTCGACCTGGCCATCGGCCAGGGAGAGTTCGTCGCGCTGCTCGGCTCGTCCGGCTGTGGCAAGACCACCTTGCTGCGCGCCATTGCCGGCTTCGTGAAGCCCTCCCGCGGCAGCATTTCCGTCGACGGTGCCGACGTGACGCGCCAACCGCCGGACAAGCGCGGCATGGCGCTGGTCTTCCAGTCCTACGCCTTGTGGCCGCATATGACGGTTGCCCAGAACATCGGGTACGGGCTGAAACTGCGCGGCCGCTCCAAGGCCGAGATCGCCCGACGCGTCGGAGAGCTGGAAGACCTGCTCGGCCTGTCCGGCCTCGGCGGGCGCAAGCCCGGCGCCCTGTCGGGCGGCCAGCGCCAGCGCGTCGCGCTCGGCCGGGCACTGGCGATCGACCCGCAGATCCTGCTGCTCGACGAGCCGCTCTCCAATCTCGACGCCCGCATCCGTCTCAAGGTGCGCCACGACATCAGCGCGCTGCAGAAGCGCCTCGGCATCACCGCCGTGCATGTCACTCACGACCGCGAGGAGGCCATGGTGATGGCCGACCGCATCGTCATTCTCGACCGTGGCCGCATCGCCCAGCAGGGCACGCCGCAGGCGCTCTACAACCGCCCCGCCTCGCCCTTTGTCGCCGCCTTTATGGGGGCGGAGAATCGGATCGATCTCACCGGCCGGATCGCCGGTGACCGGGTGATCGTCGCGGCCGGCCCCGCCAATGCGGCAGCCGACCTGCCGCTGGACGGCCGCCCGCTCGCCGATGGGCCGCTGGAGGGTCGCTTTCGCGCCGAGGCCGCATCCATTCTTGCCGGCGAAGGCGACGGCACCGCGACCCGCGACGCGCTGGAACTGCCCGGCCGGGTCGAGGCGGCGAGCTATCCGGGCGGCGCCTGGCGCCATTCCGTGCGGGTCGGCGAGGACACGCTGCTGGTCGACAGCCCCGAACCCTTCGCGCTCGGCGCGGCGGTGCGTATCCGCATCCCCGCTGAGGCGCTCTTCCTCTTCGTCCGGCAGGGACGCCCTGCCGGCCCCGAAGGCTCCTTGAGCGACGGCACCGAGGGCCGCGTCCTGGAAGCATCCGAGACTTGA
- a CDS encoding site-specific integrase — MTLLAEVFMAKLTKRALEAMDPPAKGKQAFLWDSELRGFGVRMLPSGLQTFILQYRNAANKERRINLGRFGVMTVEQARDKARIKLGTIAAGEDPADMGDDPHYQATVAMLCDWYLAEAEAGRILGRRNRPIKKSTLGMDKSRIETHIKPLLGDRLANTLKVADIEGMQYDIAAGKTAKSRGKGRGGVASGGPGVASRAVGTLQAILGHAARLGKIEDHPSRGARKLAGKKKTRRLSVAEIKKLGLAIRYAERNGENPIGLAIVRLLLLTGFRISEGQAMQRAWVDASAGYISFPDTKGDAQVRAIGPAAAKLIASQPVPQNCPYVFPSDVGNGHFTASKACLARLCASVGIEGVTPHTLRHTFGSVAGDLGFSELTIRALLGHAAQSVTQGYVHIDEALKLAVTRTCDEIASLLDSSDEKAFLNAEEIQAA; from the coding sequence ATGACGCTGCTAGCGGAGGTATTTATGGCCAAACTTACCAAAAGGGCGCTTGAGGCGATGGACCCGCCAGCGAAAGGCAAACAGGCTTTTCTGTGGGACAGCGAATTGCGTGGCTTTGGAGTGCGTATGCTCCCCTCAGGTTTGCAAACATTCATTTTGCAGTACCGCAACGCCGCCAACAAAGAGCGGCGTATCAATCTTGGCCGTTTCGGCGTGATGACCGTCGAGCAAGCACGAGACAAGGCGAGGATCAAGCTTGGCACCATTGCTGCCGGAGAGGATCCGGCCGATATGGGTGATGATCCTCACTATCAGGCAACTGTCGCGATGCTTTGCGACTGGTACCTTGCAGAGGCGGAAGCGGGGCGCATTCTTGGACGTCGCAATCGTCCGATCAAGAAGTCGACTCTTGGCATGGACAAAAGTCGTATTGAAACGCACATCAAGCCGCTCTTGGGCGATCGTTTAGCGAATACGCTGAAGGTCGCTGACATCGAAGGCATGCAATACGACATCGCTGCTGGAAAGACGGCAAAATCGAGAGGCAAGGGCCGGGGCGGTGTTGCTTCCGGCGGGCCTGGCGTTGCGTCTCGGGCAGTCGGGACTCTTCAGGCCATCCTTGGGCATGCTGCCCGTCTCGGCAAAATCGAGGATCATCCAAGCCGAGGCGCGCGAAAGCTCGCGGGCAAAAAAAAGACCCGTCGCCTAAGTGTGGCCGAGATCAAGAAACTTGGCCTGGCAATTCGATATGCAGAGCGCAATGGCGAAAATCCCATCGGCCTCGCTATCGTCCGGCTCCTTTTGCTCACGGGCTTTCGCATTTCCGAAGGCCAAGCGATGCAGCGCGCTTGGGTTGACGCGAGTGCAGGCTATATAAGTTTTCCCGATACCAAGGGGGACGCACAGGTCCGCGCGATCGGACCTGCTGCAGCGAAGCTAATCGCCAGCCAGCCGGTGCCACAGAACTGTCCCTATGTCTTCCCGTCTGATGTCGGCAACGGCCATTTTACAGCTAGTAAGGCATGCTTAGCTAGACTTTGTGCAAGTGTGGGAATTGAGGGGGTCACACCCCATACTCTACGACACACGTTCGGAAGCGTTGCGGGAGATCTTGGATTCTCCGAATTGACGATCCGGGCGTTGCTTGGCCATGCGGCGCAGAGTGTAACTCAGGGCTATGTTCATATCGATGAGGCGCTGAAACTCGCGGTCACGCGCACCTGTGACGAGATCGCGTCGCTGTTGGATAGTTCGGATGAGAAGGCGTTCCTAAACGCTGAAGAGATTCAAGCCGCTTGA
- a CDS encoding MAPEG family protein, which produces MTIELIVLALGCILGVAQTYIAAEMEGRQYGMKWALSSREAEMPPWSALVGRLKRAQANYMETFPIAAAAILIVVVAEVNGLLTAAGAIIWLVARIAFWVVYAIGIPVLRSVLFATSIVGIGMILWPALF; this is translated from the coding sequence ATGACTATCGAACTGATCGTTCTGGCATTGGGCTGCATCCTTGGCGTCGCCCAGACCTACATCGCCGCCGAAATGGAAGGTCGGCAATATGGGATGAAATGGGCGCTGTCTTCGCGCGAGGCGGAGATGCCGCCGTGGAGCGCACTGGTGGGGCGGCTGAAGCGCGCGCAGGCCAACTATATGGAAACCTTCCCCATCGCCGCCGCCGCGATCCTGATTGTCGTGGTTGCCGAGGTGAACGGCCTTTTGACGGCGGCTGGCGCGATCATCTGGCTGGTTGCCCGCATAGCCTTCTGGGTGGTTTATGCCATCGGCATCCCGGTCTTGCGGTCGGTGCTTTTTGCCACAAGCATTGTCGGTATCGGGATGATCCTGTGGCCAGCCCTGTTTTGA
- a CDS encoding bifunctional diguanylate cyclase/phosphodiesterase, whose amino-acid sequence MDRDDSSSEPASAQETGILESTRGLTAVLDCLPHSAWIFDRSGRYVFQNRIDRETHGSAVGLLPSEAGLGPEEGQAWTEMHLRVIGGERVHYSREMETSRGRVVSETSIEPVMADGVILGGVGVSVDQTSRTDAVRRLNEAHQRLAEFVAVSSDWVWETDEEHRFTSVMGDGERLGLDFARWIGRTRWEVANGDPGTDPLWKDYAETVARQLPIVNFIFPGVRTNGDPIWVEVNGRPRRSPDGRFLGYRGVTRDVTRRETMAEQLRRSDIVIRATNNAVVVCDRAGRVRWVNTAFERLTGYSEAEVLGQKPGALLQCPETDPETVREMGAAIAEGRPVRVQVLNQSRTGRRYWLDLDIRPIREEGAEPEGFVGVQTDVTELVEARALLHDVIETIPDAIAAFDAEDRLILFNRSYRDYYALSAKLIREGTPFEDILRHGVAAGQYMDPGATEEQREAWILNRIEIHRNPPSEPSIQLLSDGRWLQVSERRSTSGAIVGARTDITALKQAELAIRHTAETDGLTQLANRSVMTRELDKALQGKRTRDRVGAFVIIDLDHFKSINDTLGHDAGDALLRVVAQRLRRLLRRGDVVARLGGDEFAVLLTGLANELAAERMAEKLHKALTARTRLGDRMMRPGISMGVTLFPADGDTPTDIIKNADIALYQSKAQGRNGWTLFNPQLRRRLERRHELGDALRRAISAEEIDVAFQPQLGFGDRRIVGFEVLARWQHAGQTISPLEFIGIAEDLGLGGVLGRAIMERAFATFSEAAGERSAPGQLAINLATSQLKDPHFPDYVAEALARYALDPRQLEFEVTETVLLDRSAERIAETLTALRRLGISLALDDFGTGYASLTHLKRFPVSRLKIDQSFVRNIGQSEDDAAIVRAIIGLAHSLGMTTVAEGVETQAQLLYLEQLGCDIAQGFFIGRPARLPSWWVAPREPAESGNHSI is encoded by the coding sequence ATGGATCGGGACGATTCTTCCTCCGAGCCCGCCTCCGCCCAGGAGACCGGGATTCTCGAAAGCACCCGTGGCCTGACCGCGGTGCTCGACTGTCTCCCTCATTCTGCCTGGATCTTCGACCGCAGCGGTCGCTATGTTTTTCAAAATCGCATCGACCGGGAGACCCACGGCAGTGCCGTCGGGTTGTTGCCGAGCGAGGCGGGCCTCGGCCCGGAGGAGGGGCAGGCCTGGACTGAGATGCATCTCAGGGTGATCGGGGGCGAGCGCGTTCACTACAGCCGCGAGATGGAAACCTCGCGCGGCCGGGTCGTCTCCGAAACCTCCATCGAACCGGTGATGGCCGATGGGGTGATCCTCGGCGGTGTCGGCGTTTCGGTCGACCAGACTTCCCGTACGGATGCGGTTCGCAGGCTCAACGAGGCGCATCAGCGGCTGGCGGAATTCGTTGCCGTTTCCTCCGACTGGGTCTGGGAGACGGACGAGGAGCACCGGTTCACCAGCGTGATGGGCGACGGGGAGCGGCTCGGACTGGATTTCGCCAGGTGGATCGGCCGTACCCGCTGGGAGGTGGCAAACGGCGATCCGGGGACCGACCCGCTCTGGAAGGACTATGCGGAAACGGTGGCGCGGCAACTGCCGATCGTGAACTTCATCTTTCCCGGAGTGCGCACCAACGGTGATCCGATATGGGTGGAGGTCAACGGCCGGCCGCGCCGCTCGCCCGACGGCCGGTTTCTCGGCTATCGGGGCGTGACCCGCGACGTGACGCGGCGCGAAACCATGGCGGAGCAGCTACGGCGCTCGGACATCGTCATCCGGGCGACGAACAATGCGGTCGTGGTGTGCGATCGGGCCGGCCGGGTTCGCTGGGTGAATACCGCCTTCGAGCGCCTGACCGGCTATTCGGAAGCCGAGGTGCTCGGCCAGAAACCCGGAGCGTTGCTGCAATGCCCTGAAACCGACCCTGAAACCGTGCGGGAGATGGGCGCGGCGATCGCCGAGGGGCGTCCCGTGCGGGTGCAGGTGCTGAACCAGTCGCGAACAGGCCGCCGCTACTGGCTCGATCTCGACATCCGGCCGATCCGGGAAGAGGGCGCGGAGCCGGAAGGTTTCGTCGGCGTGCAGACGGATGTGACCGAACTCGTCGAGGCGCGGGCGCTTCTGCACGATGTCATCGAGACCATTCCCGATGCGATTGCGGCCTTCGATGCCGAGGACAGGCTGATCCTCTTCAATCGCTCCTATCGCGACTATTACGCGCTGTCGGCCAAGCTCATCCGAGAAGGCACGCCGTTCGAGGACATCCTGCGCCATGGCGTGGCGGCGGGACAGTATATGGATCCGGGAGCGACGGAGGAGCAGAGGGAAGCCTGGATCCTGAACCGCATTGAGATCCATCGCAATCCGCCAAGCGAGCCGAGTATCCAGCTCCTGTCGGACGGGCGCTGGTTGCAGGTCAGCGAAAGGCGTTCTACCAGCGGTGCCATCGTCGGCGCGCGCACCGACATTACCGCGCTGAAGCAGGCCGAGCTGGCCATTCGCCACACCGCCGAGACGGATGGGCTGACGCAGCTCGCCAACCGGTCGGTGATGACGCGCGAACTGGACAAGGCACTGCAGGGCAAGCGCACCCGCGACCGGGTCGGAGCCTTCGTCATCATCGATCTCGATCACTTCAAGTCGATCAACGACACGCTTGGCCATGATGCCGGCGATGCCTTGTTGCGGGTGGTGGCGCAGCGGCTGCGTCGCCTGTTGCGGCGAGGAGACGTCGTTGCGCGGCTGGGAGGCGACGAATTCGCGGTGCTGCTGACGGGTCTTGCGAACGAACTGGCGGCCGAAAGGATGGCAGAGAAGCTGCACAAGGCGCTGACCGCGCGCACCCGGCTCGGCGACCGGATGATGCGACCTGGAATTTCGATGGGCGTAACCCTGTTTCCGGCCGACGGCGACACGCCGACCGACATCATCAAGAATGCCGATATCGCGCTCTATCAGTCGAAGGCCCAGGGCCGGAACGGCTGGACCCTGTTCAATCCGCAGCTGCGGCGGCGGCTGGAACGCCGCCACGAACTCGGCGATGCACTGCGACGTGCGATATCGGCAGAAGAGATCGATGTCGCCTTTCAGCCGCAGCTGGGGTTCGGCGACCGCCGCATCGTCGGCTTCGAGGTGCTGGCGCGCTGGCAGCATGCGGGGCAGACGATCAGCCCGCTCGAATTCATCGGCATCGCTGAAGATCTCGGGCTCGGCGGCGTGCTTGGCCGGGCGATCATGGAGCGGGCCTTTGCGACCTTTTCCGAGGCGGCCGGGGAGCGGAGCGCTCCGGGCCAGCTTGCGATCAATCTCGCGACCTCGCAGCTGAAGGACCCGCACTTTCCCGACTATGTGGCGGAGGCGTTGGCGCGATACGCACTGGACCCGCGGCAACTGGAATTCGAGGTAACGGAAACCGTGCTGCTCGACCGCTCCGCCGAGCGGATCGCGGAGACGCTGACCGCGCTCAGACGGCTCGGCATCAGCCTTGCCCTCGACGATTTCGGGACCGGTTATGCCTCGCTGACCCATCTCAAGCGCTTTCCGGTGTCGCGGCTGAAGATCGACCAGTCCTTCGTGCGCAATATCGGCCAGTCGGAGGACGATGCCGCCATCGTGCGTGCCATCATCGGTCTGGCGCACAGCCTCGGCATGACCACCGTTGCCGAAGGGGTGGAGACGCAGGCGCAGCTTCTGTACCTGGAGCAGTTGGGCTGCGATATCGCGCAAGGGTTTTTCATCGGCCGGCCGGCGCGGCTTCCCTCCTGGTGGGTGGCACCGAGAGAGCCGGCGGAAAGCGGCAACCATTCGATCTGA
- a CDS encoding cell wall hydrolase, whose amino-acid sequence MRSKSKVAAQRRSLGGRQRVLAVLCASWLVFGFASPTGIRDAKSEREIGPTADRWAAYVERSDNCSHLQELRLRNANIPGNVGNLDLVVPGQRINLPVNRELSLTSQRVVEETKKPRLLSVASRKSPEARLVSQALSARIFESETYTAYLLRGFANPDADFASGQSTFHSPADDRLVGIPEVLAELVNNDGADILATAYAPKDGFHASSGAFAALLGTDEEAGRFVPPTMEGDHDWMKQPLPKSVFSSAEQKCLATAIYFEARGEEVKGQAAVAQVILNRVRNPAYPASVCDVVYQNDSLINRCQFSFACDGIPDVIADRRAYRLATDVAMAVTGGKIFLPEVASSTHYNATYVSPRWARSMERMTQIGSHIFYRTFGGGWS is encoded by the coding sequence TTGCGGTCGAAATCGAAGGTCGCTGCCCAGCGACGATCATTGGGCGGTCGCCAGCGGGTGCTTGCAGTTCTCTGCGCGAGTTGGCTGGTATTCGGTTTTGCGTCGCCCACCGGGATCCGGGACGCTAAATCGGAACGTGAGATCGGTCCGACAGCAGATCGGTGGGCGGCCTATGTCGAGCGATCCGACAACTGTTCCCATTTGCAGGAGCTCCGCCTGCGCAATGCAAATATTCCCGGCAACGTCGGAAATCTGGATCTAGTAGTCCCGGGCCAGCGCATCAATTTGCCTGTAAACCGAGAACTCTCCCTCACATCTCAGAGAGTGGTCGAAGAAACAAAGAAGCCACGTCTCCTTAGTGTGGCATCCCGAAAGAGCCCGGAGGCTCGGCTTGTCAGTCAGGCGCTGTCAGCGCGCATATTCGAGTCGGAAACTTATACAGCCTATCTTCTAAGAGGATTTGCAAACCCTGATGCTGATTTCGCGTCGGGTCAGTCGACCTTTCATAGCCCTGCGGACGATCGTCTCGTCGGAATACCAGAGGTTCTTGCTGAACTGGTCAACAACGATGGCGCAGACATCCTGGCCACAGCTTATGCCCCAAAGGACGGGTTCCATGCTTCATCCGGTGCCTTCGCAGCGCTGCTGGGGACCGATGAGGAAGCCGGTCGCTTCGTCCCGCCCACGATGGAAGGTGACCACGATTGGATGAAGCAGCCCCTTCCGAAATCCGTCTTTTCAAGCGCCGAGCAAAAGTGCCTTGCAACCGCGATCTATTTCGAGGCTAGAGGCGAAGAGGTTAAGGGCCAGGCCGCGGTCGCGCAGGTCATTCTCAATCGTGTGCGAAACCCTGCATATCCAGCAAGCGTCTGCGACGTAGTTTATCAAAACGACAGCTTGATCAACAGATGCCAGTTTTCCTTTGCCTGCGACGGCATTCCAGATGTCATTGCGGATCGACGCGCGTATCGTCTGGCAACGGATGTGGCGATGGCAGTCACCGGTGGGAAGATATTCTTACCCGAAGTCGCGTCATCGACCCACTACAATGCCACCTACGTTAGCCCGCGTTGGGCTCGCTCCATGGAGCGCATGACCCAAATCGGATCGCATATTTTTTATCGCACCTTTGGTGGCGGCTGGAGCTAG
- a CDS encoding methyltransferase family protein: MHAKSPVERKRTLVTWLLAPAWLTMLIATQPEGFETLSYSLVEFVGFFLVFAAVLGRLWCTLYIGGRKDLDLCQSGPYSLSRNPLYFFSFLGLIGVCLAAQNISLAVISAIVFFGYYRSVIKNEEKRLLSLFGADYILYMARVPRFFPRLHVPESEDILLVQSQTFIRSLKDVSWFLAGIIGIEVIEELRQAAVISGWQLPL, translated from the coding sequence ATGCATGCGAAGTCGCCGGTCGAGCGAAAAAGAACCTTGGTTACCTGGCTGTTGGCTCCAGCGTGGCTGACCATGCTCATTGCAACTCAGCCGGAAGGTTTTGAAACACTTAGCTACAGCCTGGTCGAGTTTGTTGGCTTCTTTCTGGTCTTTGCGGCAGTCCTTGGTCGGCTCTGGTGCACCTTATACATCGGAGGACGAAAGGATCTGGATTTATGCCAAAGCGGACCGTATTCGCTCAGCAGAAATCCACTCTACTTTTTCTCCTTCCTCGGGCTGATTGGCGTATGCCTCGCGGCACAGAATATTTCTTTGGCGGTGATAAGCGCCATCGTGTTTTTTGGTTACTACAGATCTGTGATCAAGAATGAAGAAAAGAGGCTTCTTAGCCTGTTTGGGGCGGATTACATTTTGTACATGGCCCGCGTGCCGCGTTTCTTTCCGCGCCTCCATGTTCCGGAAAGTGAGGATATTCTTCTTGTCCAGTCGCAGACATTCATTCGGTCGCTAAAAGACGTCAGCTGGTTCCTCGCCGGTATCATCGGCATTGAAGTGATTGAAGAGCTGCGACAGGCTGCTGTGATTTCTGGTTGGCAGCTCCCATTGTAG